From the genome of Labrus bergylta chromosome 12, fLabBer1.1, whole genome shotgun sequence, one region includes:
- the arhgef3l gene encoding rho guanine nucleotide exchange factor (GEF) 3, like isoform X1 — translation MEVEDTGETRTSWSTAAEDRHILCDHAGKKRKQDPAPAPVIRITEDEEEDEDGEIMSDHMKDSEEPSNKRVKPVVKSNSLTGLITPTKTPALKRIGQSISRSISFRTEARPLPPAPLRARTKASSFPRRRNSQCWSDTVESHDLTAKEIKRQEVIYELTQGERQLIDDLSLVKKVYYEPMLKLDIMTESELGQIFGTLDSLIPLHQDLLSRLERLRGSEKTVGEVGPTLMNWFPCLEAYVTYCCNQVGAKALLDQKKQEKRVEHFLRLCQESSFSRKLDLWNFLDLPRSRLVKYPLLLKEIQKCTPPDHPDEDTLPDALELIQSIVGEVNKKTGEAECQFYRRGLSYLDESQRLPEIQLSRFLYCHGELKNNKGQRLHVFLFELALVLSRPGEDKDGGQVFNVYRQPLPNALINLEEIPDGEAAGGGTFRGAFTGNDKVRNCFRVSSRGRSKVNPYSLQANDSFSKQQWITCLRQAIVQSRDRTAQTSQSQLSLHTDPALYHIAELSLSSDTDMEDHTGR, via the exons gatgaagaggaggatgaggacggTGAAATAATGTCCGACCACATGAAGGATTCAGAG GAGCCCAGTAATAAGAGGGTCAAACCAGTGGTCAAGTCAAATAGCCTAACAGGGCTCATAACCCCAACGAAGACCCCCGCTCTGAAACGCATTGGACAGTCCATTTCG CGCTCCATCAGTTTTCGCACAGAGGCTCGACCTTTGCCACCAGCCCCCCTGCGTGCTCGTACGAAGGCCTCGTCGTTTCCACGCCGACGAAACAGCCAATGCTGGAGTGACACCGTGGAGAGTCATGACCTGACTGCAAAGGAGATCAAACGGCAAGAG GTGATTTATGAGCTCACTCAGGGAGAAAGGCAACTCATCGATGACCTCAGTCTGGTCAAGAAG GTGTACTATGAGCCCATGCTGAAGTTGGACATTATGACAGAAAGCGAACTTGGACAAATCTTTGGTACACTCGACTCTCTTATCCCTTTGCATCAAG ATCTCCTGAGTCGTCTGGAGCGGCTGAGGGGATCAGAGAAGACAGTCGGAGAGGTTGGGCCTACTCTGATGAACTGG TTTCCTTGCCTGGAGGCCTATGTAACATACTGCTGTAACCAGGTGGGGGCTAAAGCTCTGCTGGACCAAAAGAAGCAAGAGAAAAGAGTGGAGCACTTCCTGCGGCTGTGTCAGGAGTCCTCATTCAGCAGGAAACTGGACTTGTGGAACTTCTTAGATCTCCCCCGAAGTCGTTTAGTGAAATACCCGCTGTTGTTAAAAGAGATCCAGAAGTGCACACCTCCAGATCACCCGGACGAGGACACATTACCTGATGCT TTGGAGTTAATCCAGAGCATTGTGGGGGAGGTGAACAAGAAGACGGGAGAGGCCGAGTGTCAGTTCTACAGGCGAGGTCTGAGCTACCTGGATGAGAGTCAGAGACTACCAGAGATCCAGCTGTCCCGCTTCCTGTACTGCCACGGAGAGCTGAAGAACAACAAGGGCCAG CGGCTGCATGTCTTCCTGTTTGAGTTGGCGTTGGTGCTTTCCAGACCGGGGGAGGACAAGGACGGAGGTCAGGTGTTCAATGTGTACAGACAACCTCTGCCCAATGCCCTGATCAACCTGGAGGAGATCCCAGACGGGGAGGCTGCTGGAGGGGGCACCTTCAGGGGGGCATTCACTGGAAATGATAAAG TGAGGAACTGTTTCCGTGTGAGCAGCAGAGGGCGCTCCAAAGTAAACCCTTACAGCCTGCAGGCCAACGACTCCTTCAGCAAGCAGCAGTGGATCACCTGTCTGCGCCAGGCCATCGTCCAGTCCAGAGACCGGACAGCTCAGACCAGCCAGTCGCAGCTCTCCCTCCACACCGATCCCGCCCTGTACCACATAGCCGAGCTCAGCCTCAGCTCGGACACGGACATGGAGGACCACACCGGCCgctga
- the arhgef3l gene encoding rho guanine nucleotide exchange factor (GEF) 3, like isoform X2, with protein sequence MEVEDTGETRTSWSTAAEDRHILCDHAGKRKQDPAPAPVIRITEDEEEDEDGEIMSDHMKDSEEPSNKRVKPVVKSNSLTGLITPTKTPALKRIGQSISRSISFRTEARPLPPAPLRARTKASSFPRRRNSQCWSDTVESHDLTAKEIKRQEVIYELTQGERQLIDDLSLVKKVYYEPMLKLDIMTESELGQIFGTLDSLIPLHQDLLSRLERLRGSEKTVGEVGPTLMNWFPCLEAYVTYCCNQVGAKALLDQKKQEKRVEHFLRLCQESSFSRKLDLWNFLDLPRSRLVKYPLLLKEIQKCTPPDHPDEDTLPDALELIQSIVGEVNKKTGEAECQFYRRGLSYLDESQRLPEIQLSRFLYCHGELKNNKGQRLHVFLFELALVLSRPGEDKDGGQVFNVYRQPLPNALINLEEIPDGEAAGGGTFRGAFTGNDKVRNCFRVSSRGRSKVNPYSLQANDSFSKQQWITCLRQAIVQSRDRTAQTSQSQLSLHTDPALYHIAELSLSSDTDMEDHTGR encoded by the exons gatgaagaggaggatgaggacggTGAAATAATGTCCGACCACATGAAGGATTCAGAG GAGCCCAGTAATAAGAGGGTCAAACCAGTGGTCAAGTCAAATAGCCTAACAGGGCTCATAACCCCAACGAAGACCCCCGCTCTGAAACGCATTGGACAGTCCATTTCG CGCTCCATCAGTTTTCGCACAGAGGCTCGACCTTTGCCACCAGCCCCCCTGCGTGCTCGTACGAAGGCCTCGTCGTTTCCACGCCGACGAAACAGCCAATGCTGGAGTGACACCGTGGAGAGTCATGACCTGACTGCAAAGGAGATCAAACGGCAAGAG GTGATTTATGAGCTCACTCAGGGAGAAAGGCAACTCATCGATGACCTCAGTCTGGTCAAGAAG GTGTACTATGAGCCCATGCTGAAGTTGGACATTATGACAGAAAGCGAACTTGGACAAATCTTTGGTACACTCGACTCTCTTATCCCTTTGCATCAAG ATCTCCTGAGTCGTCTGGAGCGGCTGAGGGGATCAGAGAAGACAGTCGGAGAGGTTGGGCCTACTCTGATGAACTGG TTTCCTTGCCTGGAGGCCTATGTAACATACTGCTGTAACCAGGTGGGGGCTAAAGCTCTGCTGGACCAAAAGAAGCAAGAGAAAAGAGTGGAGCACTTCCTGCGGCTGTGTCAGGAGTCCTCATTCAGCAGGAAACTGGACTTGTGGAACTTCTTAGATCTCCCCCGAAGTCGTTTAGTGAAATACCCGCTGTTGTTAAAAGAGATCCAGAAGTGCACACCTCCAGATCACCCGGACGAGGACACATTACCTGATGCT TTGGAGTTAATCCAGAGCATTGTGGGGGAGGTGAACAAGAAGACGGGAGAGGCCGAGTGTCAGTTCTACAGGCGAGGTCTGAGCTACCTGGATGAGAGTCAGAGACTACCAGAGATCCAGCTGTCCCGCTTCCTGTACTGCCACGGAGAGCTGAAGAACAACAAGGGCCAG CGGCTGCATGTCTTCCTGTTTGAGTTGGCGTTGGTGCTTTCCAGACCGGGGGAGGACAAGGACGGAGGTCAGGTGTTCAATGTGTACAGACAACCTCTGCCCAATGCCCTGATCAACCTGGAGGAGATCCCAGACGGGGAGGCTGCTGGAGGGGGCACCTTCAGGGGGGCATTCACTGGAAATGATAAAG TGAGGAACTGTTTCCGTGTGAGCAGCAGAGGGCGCTCCAAAGTAAACCCTTACAGCCTGCAGGCCAACGACTCCTTCAGCAAGCAGCAGTGGATCACCTGTCTGCGCCAGGCCATCGTCCAGTCCAGAGACCGGACAGCTCAGACCAGCCAGTCGCAGCTCTCCCTCCACACCGATCCCGCCCTGTACCACATAGCCGAGCTCAGCCTCAGCTCGGACACGGACATGGAGGACCACACCGGCCgctga
- the arhgef3l gene encoding rho guanine nucleotide exchange factor (GEF) 3, like isoform X3 → MSDHMKDSEEPSNKRVKPVVKSNSLTGLITPTKTPALKRIGQSISRSISFRTEARPLPPAPLRARTKASSFPRRRNSQCWSDTVESHDLTAKEIKRQEVIYELTQGERQLIDDLSLVKKVYYEPMLKLDIMTESELGQIFGTLDSLIPLHQDLLSRLERLRGSEKTVGEVGPTLMNWFPCLEAYVTYCCNQVGAKALLDQKKQEKRVEHFLRLCQESSFSRKLDLWNFLDLPRSRLVKYPLLLKEIQKCTPPDHPDEDTLPDALELIQSIVGEVNKKTGEAECQFYRRGLSYLDESQRLPEIQLSRFLYCHGELKNNKGQRLHVFLFELALVLSRPGEDKDGGQVFNVYRQPLPNALINLEEIPDGEAAGGGTFRGAFTGNDKVRNCFRVSSRGRSKVNPYSLQANDSFSKQQWITCLRQAIVQSRDRTAQTSQSQLSLHTDPALYHIAELSLSSDTDMEDHTGR, encoded by the exons ATGTCCGACCACATGAAGGATTCAGAG GAGCCCAGTAATAAGAGGGTCAAACCAGTGGTCAAGTCAAATAGCCTAACAGGGCTCATAACCCCAACGAAGACCCCCGCTCTGAAACGCATTGGACAGTCCATTTCG CGCTCCATCAGTTTTCGCACAGAGGCTCGACCTTTGCCACCAGCCCCCCTGCGTGCTCGTACGAAGGCCTCGTCGTTTCCACGCCGACGAAACAGCCAATGCTGGAGTGACACCGTGGAGAGTCATGACCTGACTGCAAAGGAGATCAAACGGCAAGAG GTGATTTATGAGCTCACTCAGGGAGAAAGGCAACTCATCGATGACCTCAGTCTGGTCAAGAAG GTGTACTATGAGCCCATGCTGAAGTTGGACATTATGACAGAAAGCGAACTTGGACAAATCTTTGGTACACTCGACTCTCTTATCCCTTTGCATCAAG ATCTCCTGAGTCGTCTGGAGCGGCTGAGGGGATCAGAGAAGACAGTCGGAGAGGTTGGGCCTACTCTGATGAACTGG TTTCCTTGCCTGGAGGCCTATGTAACATACTGCTGTAACCAGGTGGGGGCTAAAGCTCTGCTGGACCAAAAGAAGCAAGAGAAAAGAGTGGAGCACTTCCTGCGGCTGTGTCAGGAGTCCTCATTCAGCAGGAAACTGGACTTGTGGAACTTCTTAGATCTCCCCCGAAGTCGTTTAGTGAAATACCCGCTGTTGTTAAAAGAGATCCAGAAGTGCACACCTCCAGATCACCCGGACGAGGACACATTACCTGATGCT TTGGAGTTAATCCAGAGCATTGTGGGGGAGGTGAACAAGAAGACGGGAGAGGCCGAGTGTCAGTTCTACAGGCGAGGTCTGAGCTACCTGGATGAGAGTCAGAGACTACCAGAGATCCAGCTGTCCCGCTTCCTGTACTGCCACGGAGAGCTGAAGAACAACAAGGGCCAG CGGCTGCATGTCTTCCTGTTTGAGTTGGCGTTGGTGCTTTCCAGACCGGGGGAGGACAAGGACGGAGGTCAGGTGTTCAATGTGTACAGACAACCTCTGCCCAATGCCCTGATCAACCTGGAGGAGATCCCAGACGGGGAGGCTGCTGGAGGGGGCACCTTCAGGGGGGCATTCACTGGAAATGATAAAG TGAGGAACTGTTTCCGTGTGAGCAGCAGAGGGCGCTCCAAAGTAAACCCTTACAGCCTGCAGGCCAACGACTCCTTCAGCAAGCAGCAGTGGATCACCTGTCTGCGCCAGGCCATCGTCCAGTCCAGAGACCGGACAGCTCAGACCAGCCAGTCGCAGCTCTCCCTCCACACCGATCCCGCCCTGTACCACATAGCCGAGCTCAGCCTCAGCTCGGACACGGACATGGAGGACCACACCGGCCgctga